Proteins found in one Triticum urartu cultivar G1812 chromosome 4, Tu2.1, whole genome shotgun sequence genomic segment:
- the LOC125553968 gene encoding glycine-rich RNA-binding protein GRP2A-like — MSAPWWDSDDDRSGVEYRAYVGNLPWGTDESSLKDFFSDYRPLNADIVTDRETGISRGFGFVWFDDNESLSNAIQGMDGQELGGRTITVDRANQRPRRWRR, encoded by the exons ATGTCGGCGCCGTGGTGGGATTCCGACGACGACCGCTCTGGGGTTGAGTACCGCGCCTACGTTGGCAACCTCCCCTGGGGCACCGATGAGAGCTCGCTCAAGGACTTCTTCTCCGACTACCGCCCGCTCAACGCCGAC ATCGTCACCGACCGGGAGACGGGCATATCCCGCGGCTTCGGCTTCGTCTGGTTCGACGACAATGAGTCGCTGAGCAACGCCATCCAGGGCATGGACGGCCAGGAGCTCGGCGGCCGCACCATCACCGTCGACAGGGCCAATCAACGCCCCCGCCGCTGGAGGAGATGA